The Pontibacter pudoricolor genome contains a region encoding:
- a CDS encoding MFS transporter, producing MASLNQTRSTTADYQGTDKLILGIVLAVITFWLFAQTTLNIAPVMQEDLKISHNLNNLAVSITALFSGIFIVVAGGLADRLGRVKLTYVGLLLSIIGSFIIVISPSGTAVFLLTGRILQGLSAACIMPSTLALMKAYYDGKARQRALSFWSIGSWGGSGLCSLFGGLVASTMGWRWIFIMSILIAVISYLLIRGTPESKSAAADAKGFDWAGLITFIIAMLAINIVIGQGSELGWLSPAVLVGIAIFIIATIIFLRIEKRSENGFVDLSLFNNQTFSGATLSNFLLNGAAGTLLVSLALVQAEAGLSSLQSGLITIGYLVAVLSTIRVGEKLLQQLGPRKPMLYGCFITGVGILLTSLTFLMAEQYIIASFIGFTLFGIGLGFYATPSTDAALSNVPGNKAGSASGIYKMASSLGAAFGVAISAAIFYGLSQMEGIPPMADLFLGRTDNITVRFAAGIGLLFNVFMIVIAIVAILKTIPKGKPKEAIE from the coding sequence ATGGCTTCTTTAAATCAAACCCGTTCGACTACGGCGGACTACCAGGGTACAGACAAACTTATTTTAGGCATCGTTCTCGCTGTTATTACATTCTGGCTCTTTGCTCAAACAACCCTGAACATTGCGCCCGTAATGCAGGAAGACCTGAAAATCAGTCATAACCTCAACAACCTTGCTGTTAGTATCACTGCGCTGTTCTCCGGAATTTTTATAGTTGTAGCAGGTGGATTAGCAGACCGTTTGGGCAGGGTAAAATTGACGTACGTTGGGTTGCTGCTCAGTATTATCGGTTCCTTTATCATCGTTATATCCCCTTCGGGCACTGCCGTATTTCTACTAACCGGACGAATATTGCAGGGCCTTTCCGCAGCCTGTATCATGCCTTCGACCCTGGCCCTGATGAAAGCGTATTACGATGGCAAAGCGCGGCAACGGGCACTTAGCTTCTGGTCTATCGGCTCATGGGGTGGTTCCGGGCTCTGTTCTTTATTTGGCGGCTTGGTTGCCTCCACTATGGGTTGGCGCTGGATTTTCATTATGTCTATTCTTATCGCTGTTATAAGCTATTTGCTGATAAGAGGAACCCCGGAAAGTAAATCGGCAGCTGCAGACGCAAAAGGCTTCGACTGGGCAGGGCTTATCACTTTTATTATCGCCATGCTGGCCATCAATATTGTTATCGGGCAAGGCTCGGAGCTCGGCTGGTTAAGTCCTGCTGTGCTGGTTGGCATCGCTATTTTTATCATTGCCACCATCATCTTTCTAAGGATAGAGAAAAGGAGTGAAAACGGTTTTGTCGATCTGTCGCTTTTTAACAACCAGACATTCTCGGGAGCTACACTATCCAACTTTCTGCTAAACGGTGCTGCCGGTACCCTGCTGGTTTCGCTGGCACTGGTTCAGGCAGAAGCGGGTTTGTCCTCGTTACAATCCGGTTTAATAACAATCGGTTATTTAGTAGCCGTACTTAGCACCATTCGGGTAGGCGAAAAATTACTTCAGCAACTGGGCCCAAGAAAACCAATGTTATATGGCTGCTTCATTACAGGTGTCGGAATTTTACTCACCAGCCTTACCTTTTTAATGGCTGAACAATACATCATCGCTTCCTTTATCGGGTTTACCTTATTTGGTATAGGGCTTGGCTTTTATGCTACGCCTTCTACGGATGCAGCGCTGAGCAATGTGCCGGGTAACAAGGCCGGTTCAGCGTCCGGCATCTATAAAATGGCATCCTCGCTGGGTGCTGCCTTTGGCGTTGCCATTTCAGCAGCCATCTTTTACGGGCTTAGCCAGATGGAAGGTATTCCGCCGATGGCAGATCTTTTCCTGGGCAGAACAGATAACATAACTGTGCGTTTTGCAGCCGGTATAGGGTTGCTGTTTAATGTATTTATGATTGTTATAGCCATAGTTGCCATCCTGAAAACCATTCCGAAGGGTAAGCCAAAAGAAGCAATAGAATAA
- a CDS encoding M20 family metallopeptidase codes for MEIPQIKAFNDKLDSYIDQLLPELEAIYKDIHQNPELSMVEYRTAQIAADYLNRYQFEVSTGIGVTGVVGILKNGEGPVVMLRADMDALPVTEATGLPYASTKIARDEEGTEVGVSHVCGHDLHVTWLMGAARLFSEHRELWKGTLMAVFQPGEEVGRGAQSMINDGMMDRFPKPDIILGQHVMVGEAGTVKYRSGTILSAGNSLEVKLFGRGSHGSQPQTSIDPVVMAAATTMRLQTIISREVAPIENAVLTIGALQAGTKENIIPDDATLKLNIRTFNENVKDHILSAVKRICCAECAASNAPREPEFKELVSYPMTVNDAIATEKVIEAFNAQFGNRSYETKPASASEDFSIFGRNWKVPYVFWFVGGTDPEIYLDAKKNNRLNTIPSNHSPKFAPVLHPTLKTGLQAMMTAAAAWFN; via the coding sequence ATGGAAATCCCTCAAATCAAAGCCTTTAATGATAAACTAGACAGCTATATCGATCAGCTGCTCCCTGAACTGGAAGCGATCTATAAAGATATCCACCAAAACCCGGAGTTGTCGATGGTGGAATACCGGACAGCACAGATAGCTGCAGATTACCTGAACAGGTACCAGTTCGAAGTATCGACAGGCATCGGGGTAACGGGTGTGGTAGGTATTTTGAAGAACGGTGAAGGCCCTGTTGTCATGCTCCGGGCGGATATGGATGCACTACCTGTTACCGAAGCCACCGGCTTACCTTATGCCAGTACAAAAATAGCACGGGACGAAGAAGGAACTGAGGTCGGCGTGTCGCATGTTTGCGGGCACGATCTGCATGTAACGTGGCTGATGGGCGCAGCCAGGCTGTTTTCAGAGCATAGAGAACTATGGAAAGGAACACTAATGGCTGTTTTTCAGCCCGGCGAAGAAGTTGGCCGTGGTGCACAAAGCATGATTAACGATGGCATGATGGACCGCTTTCCAAAACCGGACATAATACTTGGGCAACACGTTATGGTGGGCGAAGCCGGTACTGTAAAGTATCGCAGCGGGACTATTTTATCTGCTGGTAACAGCCTGGAAGTAAAACTTTTTGGCCGCGGATCGCACGGCTCTCAGCCTCAAACGTCCATCGACCCTGTGGTAATGGCAGCGGCTACTACCATGCGCCTGCAAACTATAATTTCACGGGAAGTTGCCCCAATTGAGAATGCCGTACTGACCATTGGCGCCCTGCAGGCAGGCACCAAAGAAAATATCATTCCCGATGATGCTACACTCAAACTTAATATCCGCACCTTTAACGAAAATGTAAAGGATCATATTCTTTCAGCAGTAAAACGGATCTGTTGTGCGGAATGTGCTGCTTCCAATGCCCCCAGAGAACCGGAATTCAAAGAATTGGTCAGTTATCCGATGACCGTGAATGATGCCATAGCTACTGAGAAAGTGATTGAAGCCTTTAACGCACAATTTGGCAACAGGTCGTACGAAACCAAACCGGCCTCTGCCAGCGAAGACTTCAGCATTTTCGGGCGGAACTGGAAGGTGCCGTACGTGTTCTGGTTTGTTGGCGGAACTGATCCTGAAATTTACCTGGATGCTAAAAAAAATAACCGGCTAAACACTATTCCCAGTAATCATTCGCCTAAATTTGCGCCTGTACTACACCCGACCTTAAAAACCGGTTTGCAAGCTATGATGACAGCTGCCGCAGCCTGGTTTAATTAA
- a CDS encoding trimeric intracellular cation channel family protein, whose product MEELHSLFYFLELAGTFAFAISGATAARKRNLDLFGICAIAFVVACGGGIIRDLCIGAIPPAGLTNWQYLVVAIIAAGLTIHFFPVVQRLNRPVLFFDAVGLSLFAVTGAEKALHYGHNGEVAVLLGITTAVGGGVIRDVMLNRVPVILEKEIYASAALIGALIVVLGNYLQWASDNWVSIIALSVCFTIRILALSFHWNLPTPAITKLMQISKESGSITAQ is encoded by the coding sequence ATGGAAGAACTACACTCTTTATTTTATTTTCTTGAACTGGCCGGTACTTTTGCTTTCGCCATAAGTGGTGCCACAGCCGCCCGAAAACGCAACCTTGACCTGTTTGGCATTTGTGCCATTGCCTTTGTAGTTGCCTGCGGCGGCGGTATTATCCGTGACCTTTGTATCGGGGCTATTCCGCCGGCAGGTTTAACGAACTGGCAATACCTGGTAGTGGCTATCATCGCTGCAGGATTAACAATTCATTTTTTCCCGGTTGTACAGCGGCTAAACCGCCCGGTGCTCTTTTTCGACGCTGTTGGATTATCCTTGTTTGCCGTAACAGGCGCAGAAAAAGCATTACACTACGGACATAATGGCGAAGTGGCTGTTTTGCTGGGTATTACTACAGCTGTTGGTGGCGGCGTAATTCGTGATGTGATGCTTAACCGTGTCCCTGTCATTCTGGAAAAAGAGATCTATGCATCAGCGGCGTTAATCGGAGCGCTGATCGTTGTTTTAGGAAATTACCTGCAGTGGGCATCAGACAATTGGGTTTCCATTATTGCGCTATCGGTTTGTTTTACCATACGCATATTAGCGCTTAGCTTCCACTGGAACCTGCCTACCCCGGCGATAACAAAACTGATGCAGATAAGTAAAGAATCGGGTAGTATAACTGCTCAATGA
- a CDS encoding ArnT family glycosyltransferase, whose translation MLPKFRLYSSHAVWVILAVMFLALLYNLGGWGVLETSEARYAEISREMLVSGDLFHPRLLGILHYHKPPLTYIISASGLALFGVNGFGARFFLQVSLLIQGALVYRLAKEFFRSREIAIAALLIYFSMPGVLVSVRNLTADSCLATFELLSIWAWVKYKTIKVPAWLYLFYTALALAFLTKGPVGIIFPVLVMIGFSNYRSEASRQSFIVHQLIGLLVFFILGTGWYLYLMLQDRQFVDYFLMQHVVERYTNPEAFSRSKPWWFYIVLAPALSLPWSAILLFNLNQVRKLEKRFKKLFIVWLLIPLLFFSFSGSKLLLYILPVFSGVALLSAWLLNQLPDTSKHKVLAWTMAYYVLLAVTLFLMPFLPVKLSVPYWVLSIPLLMLACLYLIWKSRSDAVVKLLLASATFTILLLPFSTYLLAANPSLTNSSTALAQALQAKEMRHKQVVVYDKLLPSLAFELNRNFVTIQDNSRSLNRETQFETDTNWKNYFLQLNKQEDSMALANLLKKDAVLVVKGDLPVERRWLLKHLHKKRKAGKWNIYF comes from the coding sequence ATGCTGCCAAAGTTCAGGTTGTACAGTAGCCACGCAGTTTGGGTAATACTGGCCGTTATGTTTCTGGCGCTACTTTACAACCTCGGCGGCTGGGGCGTTTTAGAAACCAGCGAAGCACGGTATGCAGAAATAAGCCGGGAAATGCTCGTGTCCGGAGACTTGTTTCATCCGCGTTTGCTGGGTATTCTGCATTACCATAAACCTCCTTTAACCTACATCATCTCAGCTTCTGGTTTAGCTCTGTTCGGAGTAAATGGGTTTGGTGCGCGTTTTTTTCTGCAGGTATCTTTACTTATACAGGGCGCGCTGGTGTACAGGTTAGCAAAAGAATTTTTTCGGAGCAGGGAAATTGCAATCGCCGCTTTACTCATTTACTTTTCTATGCCGGGCGTGCTTGTGTCAGTGCGTAACCTCACCGCTGATTCTTGCCTGGCGACCTTTGAATTGTTGTCTATTTGGGCCTGGGTGAAGTATAAAACTATAAAAGTGCCTGCCTGGCTGTATCTTTTTTATACTGCGCTTGCGCTCGCTTTCCTAACCAAAGGGCCCGTTGGAATAATCTTCCCGGTTCTGGTAATGATCGGTTTTAGCAACTATAGATCGGAAGCAAGCAGGCAATCCTTTATAGTTCATCAGCTTATAGGCTTACTTGTTTTTTTTATTTTAGGTACGGGTTGGTATCTCTACCTGATGCTGCAGGACAGGCAGTTTGTTGATTATTTTTTAATGCAGCATGTAGTCGAACGCTATACCAATCCCGAGGCGTTTAGTCGGTCCAAACCCTGGTGGTTTTATATTGTGCTGGCTCCCGCTTTAAGTCTGCCCTGGTCTGCTATCTTACTTTTTAATTTAAATCAGGTCAGAAAACTGGAGAAGCGTTTTAAAAAGCTGTTTATAGTCTGGTTGCTTATTCCGCTCCTGTTTTTTTCTTTTTCCGGCTCAAAACTTCTGCTTTATATACTGCCCGTATTTTCTGGGGTAGCCTTATTAAGTGCCTGGCTTCTTAACCAGTTACCAGATACAAGTAAACATAAAGTACTAGCCTGGACAATGGCTTATTATGTACTGCTGGCTGTCACTCTCTTTCTTATGCCGTTTCTTCCTGTTAAGCTCTCAGTTCCATACTGGGTTTTAAGTATACCGTTGCTTATGCTGGCATGCCTGTACCTGATCTGGAAAAGCAGGAGTGATGCTGTGGTAAAGCTGTTATTGGCATCGGCTACATTTACCATTTTGTTATTACCTTTTTCAACCTACCTGCTGGCCGCAAATCCATCTCTAACAAATAGTTCTACTGCGTTAGCCCAGGCGCTCCAGGCAAAAGAAATGCGCCATAAACAAGTAGTGGTCTATGATAAACTGCTTCCCTCGTTAGCCTTTGAGCTGAACCGTAACTTTGTAACTATACAGGACAATAGCCGAAGCCTGAACCGAGAGACGCAGTTTGAAACAGACACCAACTGGAAAAATTACTTTCTGCAACTTAACAAACAGGAAGACTCAATGGCATTGGCTAACCTGTTAAAAAAGGACGCTGTATTGGTAGTAAAAGGTGATTTACCGGTAGAACGGCGGTGGCTTCTAAAGCATCTGCATAAAAAAAGAAAAGCTGGGAAGTGGAATATCTATTTCTGA
- a CDS encoding lipid-A-disaccharide synthase N-terminal domain-containing protein has product MSSFEIGVYGTGLVAQALFSSRILVQWIQSERAGKVLSPTSFWTCSLLASFLLMIYGVLRNDLVILGGQVLSYFIYIRNLHLKNAWDKLPWWVRWPASGFPLVATLWLMFGDIYSLEYIWEHSTVAGSLIAWGGVGQVVFTLRFVYQWYYSEKLQESVLPKGFWVLSLVGSSMIILYAILRLDPVLFIGQAFGIVAYSRNLILSRQKQDASQTLTN; this is encoded by the coding sequence ATGAGCAGTTTTGAAATCGGTGTTTACGGAACGGGCTTAGTGGCGCAGGCGCTTTTTTCTTCCCGCATCCTGGTGCAGTGGATTCAGTCGGAGCGGGCCGGTAAAGTGTTGTCGCCTACCTCTTTCTGGACGTGCAGCTTACTGGCCTCTTTTCTGCTAATGATATATGGTGTATTGCGCAATGATCTTGTCATACTGGGAGGGCAGGTACTATCTTACTTCATTTATATCCGGAACCTGCACCTCAAAAATGCCTGGGATAAGCTGCCGTGGTGGGTGCGCTGGCCTGCTTCAGGATTTCCGCTGGTGGCTACGCTCTGGCTGATGTTCGGAGACATCTATAGTTTGGAATACATCTGGGAACACTCCACGGTAGCCGGCTCCCTTATAGCATGGGGTGGAGTGGGGCAGGTTGTATTCACGCTACGTTTCGTTTACCAGTGGTATTACTCTGAAAAATTGCAGGAATCTGTATTGCCGAAGGGGTTTTGGGTGCTCAGTCTGGTTGGCAGCAGCATGATCATTCTGTATGCCATTTTACGGCTGGACCCGGTGCTGTTTATAGGCCAGGCTTTTGGTATAGTTGCATATAGCCGTAACCTGATCTTAAGCCGACAGAAACAAGACGCCTCTCAAACCCTTACGAACTAG
- a CDS encoding glycosyltransferase, whose amino-acid sequence MEANTLTIIVPVYNEIECLERFCESMDAFLQQSPIPARVLFVNDGSTDGSLEKIRQVCALKPDYSFISFDRNYGLSTAIKAGIDTADTTYIGYIDSDLQTSPLDFIKYFEYLPAYQMVNGIRAKRKDTTVKKISSKVANSFRRLMIDDNIQDTCCPLKIMEAAYAKRIPFFDGMHRFLPALIQLQGGKVKQVPVQHFERYAGTAKYHLLNRLWGPLNDTFAFRWMRRRYINYTVAERGVHKVTERHEQF is encoded by the coding sequence ATGGAAGCTAATACCCTAACTATAATTGTACCGGTATACAACGAAATAGAATGCCTGGAGCGCTTCTGCGAGTCGATGGATGCTTTTCTGCAGCAGTCGCCGATACCGGCCCGGGTTTTATTTGTAAACGATGGTTCCACGGATGGCAGCCTGGAAAAGATCAGGCAGGTATGTGCTCTTAAACCTGACTATAGTTTCATTTCTTTCGACAGGAACTATGGGTTAAGCACAGCTATAAAAGCCGGTATAGATACTGCCGATACCACCTACATCGGTTACATAGATTCTGATTTGCAGACCTCTCCTCTGGATTTTATAAAATACTTTGAGTACCTGCCTGCTTACCAGATGGTGAACGGCATACGGGCTAAGAGAAAAGATACAACTGTAAAAAAGATCTCTTCCAAAGTGGCCAATAGCTTCCGGCGGCTGATGATTGACGATAACATACAGGATACCTGTTGCCCGCTGAAAATAATGGAAGCTGCTTATGCCAAACGAATCCCTTTTTTTGATGGCATGCACCGATTTCTGCCGGCGCTCATACAGTTGCAGGGCGGAAAAGTAAAACAAGTGCCTGTACAGCATTTTGAGCGTTATGCCGGCACAGCGAAATACCATCTTCTTAACAGGCTCTGGGGACCGCTGAACGATACGTTTGCTTTCAGGTGGATGCGCAGGCGATACATAAACTATACAGTTGCCGAAAGGGGAGTCCATAAAGTTACCGAGAGGCATGAGCAGTTTTGA